A genomic segment from Melanotaenia boesemani isolate fMelBoe1 chromosome 9, fMelBoe1.pri, whole genome shotgun sequence encodes:
- the tmem91 gene encoding transmembrane protein 91 produces MDNLDELEHPLLGESTNNSRAPGQGLGPGPGQAPGGLFKNILVKCEEDRAYPPLAWRSYCGHHPELQQQQLLDPCSLPHTLESFYPAAPIWGHTDSMLSKDYLETTFVDIRPGSTLERKLLAETQDFHSASYSMDDEDDLLPDSDDSSIDDLSDTDSESNFPLMIPQDYLGLAFFSMLCCFWPLGIAAFYLSQKTNKASAQGDFQGANAASRQALWLSVLSIVFGIITYICAIAALISYLSGKPP; encoded by the exons ATGGATaatctggatgagctggagcACCCTCTTCTGGGAGAAAGCACCAATAACAGCCGAGCACCTGGGCAGGGGCTGGGACCCGGACCGGGACAGGCCCCGGGTGGACTGTTCAAGAACATCTTGGTTAAGTGTGAGGAGGACAGGGCCTACCCTCCGTTAGCTTGGAGGAGCTACTGCGGACATCATCCagagctccagcagcagcagctactgGACCCTTGCTCTTTACCTCACACACTGGAGTCATTTTACCCTGCAGCCCCCATCTGGGGCCACACAGACTCCATGCTCAGCAAAGACTACCTGGAGACCACCTTTGTAGACATTCGGCCCGGCTCCACTTTGGAGAGGAAGTTGTTGGCTGAGACGCAAGACTTCCACAGTGCATCCTACAGCatggatgatgaggatgatctGCTTCCCGACTCTGAT GACTCATCCATTGATGACTTAAGCGATACAGACAGTGAGAGCAACTTCCCCCTGATGATCCCTCAGGACTACTTGGGTCTGGCCTTTTTCTCCATGCTCTGCTGCTTCTGGCCCCTGGGCATCGCTGCCTTCTACCTTTCACAGAag ACCAACAAAGCATCAGCTCAGGGGGATTTTCAGGGGGCCAACGCAGCCTCCCGCCAGGCTCTGTGGCTCTCTGTGCTCTCCATCGTGTTTGGAATCATAACATACATCTGTGCCATTGCTGCATTGATTTCCTACCTGTCTGGAAAACCACCATAA
- the exosc5 gene encoding exosome complex component RRP46, which translates to MMEVSDSLNVSLREFGCEQSLLSRPDGSASFIQGDTSVMAGVYGPAEVKVSKEIYDRATLEVLVQPKVGLPSVRERSQEQCLRETCEASLLLSLHPRSSLALILQVLHDDGSLLSCCLNAACMALMDAGLPMSCLFCGVTCAISADGQIVTDPTSAQEKESRALMTFAIDSKERRVMMSSTKGSFSVHELQRCIAASQKASEKIFQFYRDSVRRRYSKTL; encoded by the exons ATGATGGAGGTCTCCGATTCCTTAAACGTTTCTCTGAGGGAGTTTGGCTGTGAGCAGAGCTTGTTATCGCGGCCTGATGGGTCCGCGTCCTTTATCCAAG GTGACACAAGCGTCATGGCTGGAGTTTATGGCCCAGCTGAGGTCAAAGTCAGCAAAGAAATCTATGATCGGGCGACCCTGGAGGTGTTGGTTCAGCCTAAAGTGGGACTGCCAA GTGTAAGAGAACGATCACAAGAGCAGTGCCTGAGAGAAACCTGCGAGGCCTCTCTGCTCTTGTCTCTTCATCCTCGCTCTTCGCTTGCGCTCATTCTCCAGGTGCTGCATGATGATGGTTCT CTCCTGTCCTGCTGTTTGAACGCAGCCTGTATGGCTCTTATGGATGCAGGACTGCCCATGAGTTGCCTCTTCTGCGGCGTGACCTGTGCCATCAGTGCAGATGGACAAATCGTCACAGACCCCACATCAGCTCAGGAAAAG GAAAGCAGAGCTTTGATGACTTTCGCCATCGACAGCAAAGAGCGCAGAGTGATGATGTCATCGACCAAAGGCTCATTTTCAGTCCACGAG ctgcagcgcTGCATAGCTGCCAGTCAGAAAGCATCAGAGAAGATCTTCCAGTTCTACAGAGACTCCGTGAGGCGGCGATACTCCAAAACACTCTGA